A part of Melittangium boletus DSM 14713 genomic DNA contains:
- a CDS encoding FAD-binding and (Fe-S)-binding domain-containing protein, whose protein sequence is MRFPPFDSLLEVGRTRARRRPEAPVDLEGLEKTLRARLEGEVLFDAGERALYATDASNYRQVPLGVVRPRTVKDVEEAMRTCREFGAPVLSRGGGTSLSGETCNVAVVFDFSRHMDRVLHIDPERRLARVQPGVILDTLRQRAVKQHQLTFGPDPSTHTHCTLGGMIGNNSCGTHAQMAGRTSQNVESLEVLTYDGLRLSVGATRDEELAHLLREKGRRGDLYRGLKSLRDRYAPLIRERFPDIPRRVSGYNLDELLPEKGFQVARALVGTEGTCVTVLSATVKLVPEPRARAMLLLGYPDVFQAADHVMEVVAHGPIALEGLDEQLIEGMRRKGLHADHLQLLPEGQGWLVVEFGGETREEADGKARRLMEELRLRPRPPTFRLFDQPWQEELVWQVRESGLGATAFIPGEPDAWPGWEDSAVAPDRLGVYLREFQKLMKKHGYHAALYGHFGQGCLHCRINFELKTRQGLQNYRRFVEEAADLVLRHGGSLSGEHGDGQSRAELLPKMYGEELVRAFGEFKALWDPTNKMNPHKVVSPYRLDENLRLGTTFAPAPQRTHFQFPEDEHDFARATTRCVGVGKCRREEGAGVMCPSFMVTHEEKHSTRGRTHLLFEMLQGDPVKDGWRSEHVKEALDLCLACKGCKSDCPVNVDMATYKAEFLSHYYEGRARPRGAYAFGLIMFWARLASLAPGLANFVTQTPGLSRLAKWAADVHPARSIPRFAPRSFQRQVRGREVTPRTRGRVVLFPDTFNNHFHPDTAQAALEVLDAAGFEVHVPQGFVCCGRPLYDYGMLDTAKALLRHTLARFREEIRAGTPFVVLEPSCAATFRDELLNLFPHDEDAHRLGAQTYVLSELLEKKAPDFQLPRLRGQAVVQPHCHHHAVMKFEAETKQLDKTGLDWKTPEAGCCGMAGAFGYEASHYDTSVACGERVLLPHVREAGPDTLVIADGFSCQEQILQGTGRQPLHLSQVLRLALRRQQQVLDRKTPDTARAAPSAGALPSRWGLAAAVLLTAGVGWWLGRAA, encoded by the coding sequence ATGAGATTCCCTCCCTTCGATTCCCTGCTCGAGGTGGGCCGCACGCGCGCCCGCCGCCGGCCCGAGGCTCCCGTGGACCTCGAGGGCCTGGAGAAGACGCTGCGCGCGCGCCTGGAGGGAGAGGTGCTCTTCGACGCGGGCGAGCGGGCGCTCTACGCCACGGACGCGTCCAACTACCGCCAGGTGCCCCTGGGCGTGGTGCGGCCGCGCACCGTGAAGGACGTGGAGGAGGCCATGCGCACCTGCCGGGAGTTCGGCGCCCCGGTGCTCAGCCGAGGCGGCGGCACCAGCCTGTCGGGCGAGACGTGCAACGTGGCGGTGGTGTTCGACTTCTCGCGCCACATGGACCGCGTGCTGCACATCGACCCCGAGCGGCGGCTCGCGCGCGTCCAGCCCGGCGTCATCCTGGACACCCTGCGCCAGCGGGCCGTGAAGCAGCACCAGCTCACCTTCGGCCCGGACCCCTCCACCCACACCCACTGCACCCTGGGCGGGATGATCGGCAACAACTCCTGCGGCACGCACGCGCAGATGGCCGGGCGCACCTCCCAGAACGTGGAGTCCCTGGAAGTGCTCACCTATGACGGACTGCGCCTGAGCGTGGGCGCCACCCGTGACGAGGAGCTCGCGCACCTCCTGCGCGAAAAGGGCCGGCGCGGAGACCTCTACCGGGGCCTCAAGTCCCTGCGAGACCGCTACGCCCCGCTCATCCGCGAGCGCTTCCCGGACATCCCCCGGCGCGTGTCCGGCTACAACCTGGACGAGCTGCTGCCGGAGAAGGGCTTCCAGGTGGCGCGCGCGCTCGTGGGCACGGAGGGCACGTGCGTCACCGTGCTGAGCGCCACCGTGAAGCTGGTGCCCGAGCCGCGCGCCCGCGCGATGCTCCTGCTCGGCTACCCGGACGTGTTCCAGGCCGCGGACCATGTGATGGAGGTGGTGGCGCACGGGCCCATCGCGCTCGAGGGCCTGGACGAGCAGCTCATCGAGGGCATGCGCCGCAAGGGGCTGCACGCGGACCACCTCCAGCTCCTGCCCGAGGGCCAGGGCTGGCTCGTCGTGGAGTTCGGCGGGGAGACGCGCGAGGAGGCGGACGGCAAGGCCCGGCGGCTCATGGAGGAGCTCCGGCTGCGTCCCCGTCCACCCACCTTCCGCCTGTTCGACCAGCCGTGGCAGGAAGAGCTGGTGTGGCAGGTGCGCGAGTCGGGCCTGGGCGCCACCGCCTTCATCCCGGGCGAGCCGGACGCGTGGCCCGGGTGGGAGGACTCGGCGGTGGCGCCGGATCGGCTCGGCGTCTACCTGCGCGAGTTCCAGAAGCTCATGAAGAAGCACGGCTACCACGCGGCGCTCTATGGCCACTTCGGCCAGGGCTGCCTGCACTGCCGCATCAACTTCGAGCTCAAGACACGGCAGGGCCTCCAGAACTACCGCCGCTTCGTGGAGGAGGCGGCGGACCTGGTGCTCCGGCACGGCGGCTCGCTGTCGGGCGAGCACGGAGATGGGCAGTCGCGCGCGGAGCTGCTGCCCAAGATGTACGGCGAGGAGCTGGTGCGGGCCTTCGGCGAGTTCAAGGCGCTGTGGGATCCCACGAACAAGATGAACCCGCACAAGGTGGTGTCCCCCTACCGGCTGGACGAGAACCTGCGGCTGGGCACCACGTTCGCGCCCGCGCCCCAGCGGACGCACTTCCAGTTCCCCGAGGACGAGCACGACTTCGCGCGCGCCACCACGCGCTGCGTGGGCGTGGGCAAGTGCCGGCGCGAGGAAGGCGCGGGCGTCATGTGTCCGAGCTTCATGGTGACCCACGAGGAGAAACACTCCACGCGGGGCCGCACGCACCTGCTCTTCGAGATGCTCCAGGGCGACCCCGTGAAGGACGGCTGGAGGAGCGAGCACGTGAAGGAGGCGCTGGACCTGTGCCTCGCGTGCAAGGGCTGCAAGTCCGACTGTCCCGTCAACGTGGACATGGCCACGTACAAGGCGGAATTCCTCAGCCACTACTACGAGGGACGGGCACGGCCGCGCGGCGCCTATGCCTTCGGGCTCATCATGTTCTGGGCCCGCCTGGCGTCACTCGCGCCGGGGCTCGCCAACTTCGTCACCCAGACCCCGGGCCTGAGCCGGCTGGCGAAGTGGGCGGCGGACGTGCACCCGGCCCGGAGCATCCCGCGCTTTGCCCCGCGCTCCTTCCAGCGCCAGGTGCGCGGACGCGAGGTGACGCCGCGCACGCGCGGCCGGGTGGTGCTCTTCCCCGACACCTTCAACAACCACTTCCACCCGGACACCGCCCAGGCGGCGCTCGAGGTGCTGGACGCGGCGGGCTTCGAGGTGCACGTGCCCCAGGGCTTCGTCTGCTGCGGCCGGCCGCTCTACGACTACGGCATGCTGGACACGGCCAAGGCGCTCTTGCGCCACACGCTCGCGCGCTTCCGCGAGGAGATCCGCGCCGGGACGCCCTTCGTGGTGCTGGAGCCGAGCTGCGCGGCCACCTTCCGCGACGAACTGCTCAACCTCTTCCCCCACGACGAGGACGCCCATCGGCTGGGAGCGCAGACCTACGTGCTCAGCGAGCTCCTGGAGAAGAAGGCCCCGGACTTCCAGCTGCCCCGGCTGCGCGGACAGGCGGTGGTGCAGCCGCACTGCCACCACCACGCGGTGATGAAGTTCGAGGCCGAGACGAAGCAATTGGACAAGACGGGCCTCGACTGGAAGACGCCCGAGGCGGGCTGCTGCGGCATGGCGGGGGCGTTCGGCTACGAGGCGTCCCACTACGACACGTCCGTGGCGTGCGGCGAGCGCGTGCTGCTCCCCCACGTGCGTGAAGCCGGCCCGGACACGCTCGTCATCGCCGACGGCTTCTCCTGCCAGGAGCAGATTCTCCAGGGGACGGGCCGCCAGCCCCTCCACCTCTCGCAGGTGCTGCGGCTCGCGCTGCGCCGTCAGCAGCAGGTGCTCGACCGGAAGACGCCGGACACGGCTCGGGCGGCACCTTCGGCGGGCGCGCTCCCCTCACGCTGGGGGCTCGCCGCCGCGGTGCTCCTCACGGCGGGGGTGGGCTGGTGGCTGGGCCGGGCCGCGTGA